The proteins below are encoded in one region of Chitinophagales bacterium:
- a CDS encoding DUF4271 domain-containing protein — translation MKILFTLLFFVFSTFTFAQNSNVEIDSLQNDSIVLLYDSLPELIFFNPNKIENHTSKISTYRQNEGVNKITQALILVLFFAWFATWYKELFTSSFKSLYDFNFNHQYLRSKKNSNFIPLVLITLVLILFSVLFIKNNILPSQSLWYIFLFVALLVLYDIISNYIFLFFSQANVMQLIQNSFLSFHVVMLSVLVVLYFVANVDVHNIQKITAYIFCISIVLLSVLRLVRAYYLLITEKAKVFNLHFFIYLCTFKIMPFIILISIFLNK, via the coding sequence ATGAAAATACTTTTTACCTTATTATTTTTCGTTTTTTCTACATTTACTTTTGCACAAAATAGCAATGTAGAAATAGACAGTTTGCAAAACGATAGCATAGTACTATTATATGATTCATTGCCGGAATTAATATTTTTTAATCCCAATAAAATAGAAAATCATACTTCTAAAATTTCTACTTATAGGCAAAATGAAGGCGTAAATAAAATAACACAAGCACTTATACTTGTTCTGTTTTTTGCATGGTTTGCCACTTGGTATAAAGAGCTGTTTACATCTTCATTTAAGTCTTTGTATGATTTTAATTTTAATCATCAATATTTGCGAAGCAAAAAAAATTCAAACTTTATACCTTTAGTTTTAATAACCTTGGTTTTAATATTGTTTTCCGTATTATTTATTAAAAACAATATTTTGCCCAGCCAAAGTCTGTGGTACATTTTTTTATTTGTAGCACTACTTGTTTTATACGATATAATAAGCAATTACATTTTCTTATTTTTTTCGCAAGCCAATGTTATGCAATTAATACAAAATAGTTTTTTAAGTTTTCATGTAGTAATGCTTTCCGTATTAGTAGTGTTGTACTTTGTGGCTAATGTAGATGTGCACAATATTCAAAAAATTACAGCATACATTTTTTGTATTTCAATAGTGCTTTTAAGTGTGTTAAGATTAGTGAGAGCCTACTACTTGTTAATAACAGAAAAGGCAAAGGTATTTAATTTGCATTTTTTTATTTATCTTTGCACATTCAAAATAATGCCGTTTATAATACTCATAAGCATATTTTTGAATAAATAG